The Anastrepha obliqua isolate idAnaObli1 chromosome 5, idAnaObli1_1.0, whole genome shotgun sequence DNA window tatgtctgcatacaaaattttttatttaattaattaaatattattgttattaataaaaaaatgtaactttttctttaaaaatttgcaatatatgtcaaagcaaggtacaaaattcccatatgtacatacgtgtttacatacaagtatactacTTGTATGCTTGGCGAAGGCAAAAGGCAAAGGTAGTAAGAGTATGATTGTATTCCaacgttaaagaaataaatataaatataaaaatataattttaactacatatatatttttaaaaagttgtatttatgtatgtagcgaaaaaaaattatttaaaaattaaatatatcaggttagaggcctgggtgttaaaatacagtcataatctatttaacacgatcgcggacactaaaaatttctggaagctgcaaaaatagacaggcaattatttttgaaactagttgCAATATCCTAAATCTGAttacacatatattataagtGTAGTCAGAACATCGTATTTTAATGATGAAAGTatatgaaagtacttaatgaatcaagtggtcattactttaaaatgtatattaattacaaaaacttaaagttacatgaaattaaatgaaaaaaacttggctttaaaatttgaatgctgtagcattcacgtcattttgcatcactataaaaatgactgctatagcattcacgtccgcgaacgtgttaattgtataatgagtatgtatgtacatatgtactcgtgCACATCAAATATAGAATCACATCAGAATTGTgcgtttgtttaaaattttaattgtacaaaattttgaatctttgttaaaagaatattgtggtcctgaaaaggaccgtttatgtttttcaaatatgtacccaagaaattatttaaccgccgaaaccgtataaagtacggccttgtctctttaaagcgtacacaacatccatagctgtaactgttttccttttggcatgttcagtataggtaactgcatcacggataacattctccaaaaatacttttaaaacaccacgagtttcttcatatatcaaaccagatatacgttttacaccaccacgacgagctaaacgtcgaatagctggtttagtgataccttggatgttatcacgtaaaactttgcgatgacgtttggcgccaccttttcccaaacctttaccacctttgccgcgaccagtcattttttagtatttactatttgcacaagtaagaatttaacactttaacactgtaacacttcaccaccaatgaaataacagtagcgagagcacatctatttataccaaaatctcaCAACTGCTATACACAAGACAAAAGGTACGCCATACATCTATCTCGCTTCAACACACATACCTCATAATACATGGACTTGTGAAACATATTAGTTGGAATTGCTACTTAGGTTGTGAACGTCATACAATTTGTTATAGGTACAGTGTACAGTGTACAGTGTTCTATAGTGTTCAAATCATtgtgacaaataataaaaaaaagtgagtagtgaaaaatggctcgtacaaagcaaacagcccgaaaatcgactggtggaaaagcaccacgtaaacaattggcgacaaaagcagcacgcaaaagtgcaccagcaactggtggagttaaaaagccacatcgttatcgtccaggtacagtggcgttgcgtgaaattcgtcgctatcaaaagagtaccgaattattgatacgcaaattgccattccagcgcttggttcgtgaaatagcgcaagatttcaaaacagatctacgtttccaaagttctgctgttatggctctacaagaagcaagtgaagcatacttggttggtctttttgaagataccaatttgtgtgccatccatgctaagcgtgttacaattatgccaaaagatattcaattggccagacgtattcgtggtgaacgtgcttaaatcaataggaaaacttgtgaaaaaacggtccttttcaggaccacaatttgttaaacgaaaaagatcaaaaattttattgaaatatttatgcatatacatacatacctatatgtgtagatatttttgtgttttcgtaaatgtatgtagtacatgtacagttctttatctactccacatcgtttatactcgtgtgcttttaagtatagtcggcatgcatgtatacacgtttatgtatgtatatgcgcacataaccagttaataagcagcaaagcagcaattttggcgcaattcggtaatatgtataaaaatataatacacataatgggatgccacgttctttattaagaatattaaatgaataagaaaactattttaaaaaatggtccttttcaggaccacaatttgttaaacgaaaaagatcaacaatgttattggaatatttatgcgtatacatatatgtgtagatatttttgtgttttcgttaatgtacgtagtacacacatacaaacatacatatacatttctttgtctactccacatcatttatacacgagcgttttttagtacagcctgtaggcatgtatacacatgtatgaatgaatatgtatacataaccagtttatatgccgcagttttggcgcaaatatacatgcgtctaagtgtatgaaaaaataacacatttattaggaaaattatttaaatctctttgtaaatgtattttgtcgtcctgaaaaggacggtttgtttgcgtcggtatttataattataattcgcctatatttttcactttatgctttcttttcggtcttctttggcaaaagtacagcttgaatattaggcaaaacaccaccttgagcaatagttacaccagacaacaatttattcaattcttcatcgttgcggatggccaattgtaaatgacgtgggatgattcttgtctttttgttatcacgagcagcattaccagccaattcaagaacttcagctgctaaatattccataactgcagctagataaactggagcaccggcaccaacacgctcagcataattgcctttgcgcaacaaacgatgaatacgaccaactggaaattgaagaccagcacgatttgaacgggactttgcctttcccttaactttaccacctttaccacgGCCTGACATTTTAACTGCTATAGATTGTTCACTTCACTACACGACAAAGCACTCTACTGTATTATACTCAATGTATAAGCACACTATtcactgatacacaaaatgtgcgctgcttatatactttttcgctaTGCTGAGCACCAACCCCTGTACTGTGCTGTTGAGCATCGTGCGTATACTACTACTTCGTATTGTCTCACCGAAGAGTTGGTCGGCAAATGTACACTTAAGCTTGCACCAGACACATGGTATGTATAATAAGTGACAAATAGtgcgagtgaaaataaaatatcatcaacgttgtgaagaaattaaaatgccgccaaaaactagtggaaaagcagcaaagaaagccggtaaggctcaaaagaatattactaaaaatgataagaaaaagaagcgtaagaggaaggaaagttatgccatctacatctataaagtgttgaaacaagtacatcctgataccggtatttcatccaaggccatgagcattatgaatagttttgtgaatgacatctttgagcgcattgctgcggaagcgtcgcgtttagctcactataacaaacgttcaaccatcaccagtcgcgaaattcaaactgctgtacgtttacttttgcccggtgaattggccaaacatgccgtcagtgaaggtaccaaagctgttaccaaatataccagttccaaataatttttccaactgaactaatggtatataaatatattaacaaaacaaggcccttttcagggccataaaatataaattaacaaagaggATAAAAAACTGTTGATTAATATCTCTGCATATTGgcacattgaaattaatttaaaaattccttaatattgaagaatatattcatatggtttcattagtctattaattaaatatgattttgttgaactacttggtttttatttttttaatgttttctacacactgtagggaataaattcacttttgatctttttgttaagagattttgtagccctgaaaagggcttattattaatttaccatgaaggttccgtttataactcacttacaaacaccgtaaattatttactttttacctgctgctgtaggtttttttgcggctggctttttattcgatgcagacttcttggatttagcagcagttgcttttgctttagctgcttttggcttagcagttgcagatttggctttagttggtttcacttttaatgcaccacccttttttgcatctttcgccgtagccttttcagttttcttcttttcagctgttttcttactggcaacagatttttttacctttttctcaccacttgccgcctttttgactttactcaatgattttttctttgatgcaccactatctgctgccttctttttagccttcttctctgctgattttacggcttttgatttcaattttccctcgcttgatttactggctgcaactgatagtttgaatgaaccggacgcaccttttcctttggtttgaattagttttccacttgtaacagccgatttcaaataacgtttaatgaatggtgccaatttttgggcatcacatttgtatgtcgcactaatatatttcttaatcgccaagagtgatgaaccgccacgttcctttaaattcttaattgatgcgtcgaccatttgttgtgttggtggatgggtaggggcaaccgacggctttttgggtttagctgccttaacctttttggcaacaactttcttttcagcaatagtagcagcagtagctactggggagcttacattcacaacaacaactgaatcagacatctttatttatatattgtagattaaaacctcaattcaaattccacgtatgtattatacactttatacacttcactcactttatgcacTGTATGCACTACATTAATAGAGCACTGGTAAATTAAGATAATTTCTGGAATCCAATATGTAGTTTAACTCCCTTCAAAATTTGAGAAGCAGAgtgaaaagatgataatcaaattttcacgttccagtgctatttagtgcttctatatgacaaactttaagatttatttaattcactaaaattcattgaatt harbors:
- the LOC129247407 gene encoding histone H2A yields the protein MSGRGKGGKVKGKAKSRSNRAGLQFPVGRIHRLLRKGNYAERVGAGAPVYLAAVMEYLAAEVLELAGNAARDNKKTRIIPRHLQLAIRNDEELNKLLSGVTIAQGGVLPNIQAVLLPKKTEKKA
- the LOC129248279 gene encoding histone H2B, giving the protein MPPKTSGKAAKKAGKAQKNITKNDKKKKRKRKESYAIYIYKVLKQVHPDTGISSKAMSIMNSFVNDIFERIAAEASRLAHYNKRSTITSREIQTAVRLLLPGELAKHAVSEGTKAVTKYTSSK